GAACCGGGTCACGCACGCTGCATGACCCGGCCCTGGCTGTGTGTGGCGTCAGCGGGTCAGCTGGTTCAGGATCACGGGGTCGGTGATGGCGGTATCGTCGGCCAGCAGGAACGCCTTGCTGAGTACCAGGGACAGTACCCGGTCACCGTCGAAATCCACGTCCGGGCCACTGCCCTTCCCGCCAGGGATGATGCACAGGTACTGGTTGTCCGGTTCCATCAGGATGTTGCTGGAGCCCAGGTGAATGCGGTACGCGCGCCGGTCGCCCTGCACCCGCAGGAACCGGCCGTCCAGCGAGAGGCGGTCCCGGATCTTCAGGCGCGGAATGAGGCGTTCGAGGTACGCGGCGCGGGTCCTGGCCGTTTCGTTCAGTTCCCCGAAGGAGTACGACTGCCAGTACTCCCGGAACCGGCCGCCCGGACCGCCGTCCTGCCACGTCGGGTCGTTGCCGACGGACGCGACGCCCACGAACAGGTCCACGTCGCGCAGCACCTCCGAGAGGACCAGGGGTGGGATGTCAGCCAGTGGTAGCGGATTCAGGGGTTGCTGCGCCTGATTCACCCACATGGTGTACCCGCCGCCCCCGGCGTGCGCGTGGTTTTCCGGGGCGGCCAGCGGGTAGAAGCGCACCTGATCCGTCGTCAGGCGCAGGTACGCGCCGGACTCGGTGGAATCCTCACCGTAGTTCTCGCCGATGCCCTCGATCCAGTACTCGGCGCGCAGGCCGTAGGCGGGCAGGTCACGCATGGCGGGCGGGTAACTGTCGTCCACCATCAGGCGCAGGCGGTTGCGCCACCCGCGCAGCGCCGCCAGCGCATGAAACTGATGCTGGCGCAGGATGTGCCCCGCGAAGCGGTTCGAGTACGTGCCCGTACGCCGCTCCGCGTCGGTCAGCACGTACACTTCACGCCACGCCTGCTTGAACGGCTGCCGCACGTCCAGCGCCTCCAGCCGCGCTCGCCACGCCAGCACCTCATCCACGTCCCGCCCGATCGGGTGCCACAGCGTCACGCCCGAGGTGGGGGACACTGCCACTGGCTCGCCCTGCACGTCCCGCAGGTCACCGTCCCCCCACAGTGCGGGCACGCCGTCCACCAGCCAGATCAGGCGGCGCGCCACCGTCCCGGCCAGCGGGTGATTCAGGTGCCGTTCCAGCCACGCCGCGCCCACCCAGGTGCGGGGTTCGATCATCAGCGCGTCCAGCCGCTGCGCCAGGGCCGCCGTGACCTGCTCGGCCTCCTTCTGCGCGGCCTTCAACTCCTTCATGTCCTCCGCGAAATCCTTCTTCACGGCCGCCGGAACGCTCTTCAGCGGCTTACCAGCGCGGGAGAACTCCAGATGCGCGCCCCGCGCGTCCACGCTCAGCCGAACCTGCACGTCCCCCAGCACCTCCACCCGCTCACCGACCACGCCCAGACCCAGGGTGGGCGTGCCCAGTTCCAGCAGTTCGTCCGGCGTCACGTTCAGGCGCGCCGCCACCACGTCCAGCGCCTTGCGCACCTCCTTCAGCGTGCCCTTGAACGTCACGGTCGTGTTCAGTCGCGCCAGCGCCGACAGCGCCGCCCCGGACTCCGTGCGCGACAGCGCGTACACCGCCGCGTTCGCGATCTTCGGCGCGCGCGGCCCCACGCCCGGCACCTTCCGCAGCGCCGCCTCTGCCACGCCCGCCACCGCCCGCGTCAACGCGTCGTCCGCCGCCAGCGGCACCATCCACAGCAGCCCCTTCAGGGACAGCGCGTTGAACTCGTCCAGCAGCAGGTTCGGATCACCACCGTACTGTCCGGGATTCAGGCGGAACGTCCGGGGCCTGGACAGCAGCGGCAACGCGTCCGTCAACACCTCCCGGAAGGGCGCCGCCCCGACCGCCTTCACGTGCGCTCCGGCATCCCTGAGCCACTTCGCCGTGGGTTTGCCCGCTGTCGCCGTGCGTGCGAACGCCATCAGCGCAGGCCACGGCTCCCGCCGCTCCGGGGGCAGGGCGTCCAGGCGAGCCAGCACCGCATCCGACCACGCCTCACCGGGATTCAGTTCCGGCGTCAAGATGTTAGAAACACTGATCCACCACGGGTACTTTTCAGCCGTTGGTCCCCAGTAGGTCACCAGTGCCGAGCGGCGCGCTGCGGCCAGGGCCAATGGGGACAAGATGGCGGTCTTGGTGGCCCTCTGTACCAGGGCAGGCAGGAATGCCTTGGTGGGCACATCGGCGTAGGCACTCAGAGGGGCGGCCTCCGGTTCGACCCTGACAGCCAGGATATGGGCGACCTCGTCGTCGCCAATTTCCTGAAGCAGGTGAGGAAGTGCCGTGTCAGACGCTGTCTTCCAGGCGTTGGGAGCTTCCCTCCACCCCACCTGTGGCGGCGCCGTCTGAGGATGTGCAGATGTATGAAGGTCAAGGACCCGGCCCAGAAGGTAGCCCTGCTGACCCGCTGGGATGCTGGGGAGCGGGGGGGGCTGCCGCACCTGAGACGTGTCATAGCGTCCAAGGCGCACCTGTTTCACGAGCAGGGCCAGCCATAGATTCGCCGCTTCCTCCCCGGATGCGTCAGCGAGTCGCTGTTCCAGATCACGCAGTTCGTCCAGGTGACGGACGGCCGCTGTGGCGGCGACCCGCAGCGGAGCGGTTTCATCCGCCGCAACGTGGCGCAGACGGGGCAGCAGAAGCCCCTGCACCTCGGCGGTGAGGCCGAACCATTCGTGCAGGAGGGTCGTCGCAGATGGGGTGAAGTGCTGCCACGCGGTCATCACGCACCCGGCGACCAGATCGGGTTTCAGAAGGGCCGCGTGGGGCCGGATGGCCTCACTGAGCAGATGCCGAACCGCTGCGTGGCGTAACTCTTCGCCTTCCAGCAGGGTGTTGATCCGGTTGGCCTCCGCCTCCTGCCTCGTGAAGGCAGGGGTCAGAAGTTGCTGAAATGCAGTGAAGGTCGCCTCGTCCACCTCTCGCCCGTTGATCTGATGCCGTCCATGGCTGGTTGTCGTGGTGATCATCGCTCAGCCCCCCACCAGTGGGGTGAGTTTGAGGAAGGTAACGTCCAGTGGTTCATCGAGTCGCAGGGTGACGGTCTCGTCGAGGCTCTCGGCCTGTCGGTCGCCGATCAGGATGATCAGGCCGTTGCGGGTGAAGGCTTCGGTGGCGCGGGCGTACTGCTGTTCCCAGTGGATGCGGTGCGGGCGTGGGGTGGCGGGGCTGTTCAGGTCGCGTTCCATGCCTTCGGGGATGACGAGCCCCCGGAAGCGTTGGGTCTGGGTGGCGTTGTGGTCGGTGCATTCCTGGTAGACGCGGCGGCGGATGAGTTCGCGGATGGTGACGGTTTCCTCGGTGAAGTCGAGGGTGAGGGCGGGGGTGGGGTGGGGGCGGGTGGTGGTTTCGTCGAGGATCTGTACGGCGTAGCGCATGGGTTCGCCTCCTGATTATGTTACCAGCGTATCACAGTGGGCGGTGAATTGCGGATCAGGTCACACGGCATGCGGACGGTGTGACCCTCACGGTGATCCGGGCCGCGCGGACTATGCTGCCCGGATGGAGCGTGCGTGAGCGGGATCGTGTGGCTGGCGCTGGACGGCGTGGGGCACCCGCAGGACGCGCCGGGTGGGAGTGTCTGGGAGCAACCGCTGGGGACGCTGCGGCCGCTGGTGGACGCGGGGCGGTGCCTGGACGCGACGCTGGGCGTGCCGGGCCTGCCGCAGTCGGGGACGGGGCAGGCGTGCTGGCTGACCGGGACGGACGCGGTGCGCGTGATGGGGGAGCATTTCGGGCCGCATCCGGGGCCGACCCTGCAGCGGCTGCTTCAGGAGGGGGCGCTGCCGGTGCGGCTGGCGCGGGCCGGGGCGCGCGTGGCGCTGGGGAACGAGTACGTCCCCGCGTACTTTCAGGCGCTGGAATCGGGGGCGGGGCGCCGCAACCGCATGGGCTGCTTTCCGTTCGCATTCCGCGCGGCGGGGCTGCCGCTGAATCCGCCGGGCGTGCCGCTGCTGGGCGCGACGCTGGGTCTGCCTTATGCGCGGCCCTGGGCTGTAGTGGGGGAGGAGGGGGCGGCACTGGACACCCTGGCGCGGCACGGGGCGGCGCTGGCCCGCGCGGCGACTGAAGTCGATCTGCTGGCGCTGGACCTGTGGTTCAGTGACCTGCTGGGGCACGCGGGCGCGCCGGACGTGCCGGGGGACGCGCTGGCGGCCGGGCGGTCGTACCTGCGGCGGGTGGACGCGCTGCTCTTGGGCCTGCTGGATGCGGGCGCGCGGGTGGTGGTCAGTAGCGATCACGGGAACCTGGAGGACCTGCGCACGAAGGGCCACACGCTCGCGCGGGTGCCGTTCGCGGGCGCCGGGGTGGATCTGGGGCAGCCGGGTGATGTGGTGGAGGCCGGGCGGGTGCTGGCGGGCTGGTTCGGCCTGCCGGGTGCTTGACCGGCCCTGGGGTGGTGTTGCTAGAGTGCCCGGCGGAACCGTTCAACGTGAGAGGTGGCCCTGCGGGGGCCGCGTGCAGGGCATGAGCCGGGCGATTCGCTCAGGTTATCCACAGGTTTATCCACAGGCGTTGTGGACAGCCTGTGGATAAGGTGAATCCCCCGGTGCCGAGGGACCGGTTATTTGTCCGTGTGAAACACACTTTTCACGCCTCGCGTGGAACTCTTCCACAACCGGGAAAGTTATCCACAGGTGCCCGTTTCACTGTGGATAACTCCGGGCAGCGCGGCGCGTTTCCTGCACGAATTCCCGCACGGCCTCGGGATTCTTCACGCCGGGGCTCGCCTCCAGGCGACTCACGGCGTCCACCCCGGCGGGGTGCAGGGCCGTCATGGCGGCCGCCACGTTCCCCGGTCCCAGGCCCCCGGCCAGCCACGCCCCATCGGGGAAGAAGGGGCGCAACGCGTCCCAGTCGAGCGGAATGCCGCCGCCGGGTTCGGGCGCGTCCAGCATCAGCGTGACGCCTCGGTGCCCGTGCCACATGTCCGCCTCGCCCGCCAGATCGGCGGGGCGCACGACACGCAGAACGGGATAATACGCGGCGACCGCCATCACGTAAAGACTTGACAGGCGTCCATGCAACTGCACGGCACTCACCCGCGCGGCCTCCGCCGTGCGCAGCACCTCGTCCAGCCCCTGATCCAGGAACACGCCCACCCGCGCCACGCTGGGCCCCACGCTCAGGCCCGCCTCGCGCGCCACCTGCGGCGACACCAGCCGCCTGCTGACCGGCGCGAAGATGAAGCCCAGCGCGTCCGTGCCCGCCTCGGCACTCAGCACGGCGTCGTGCACGCTGGTCGTGCCGCACACCTTCACCCGCGTCACTGCGGCCCCCGCGCGGCTTCCAGTTCGCTCACGCGCGCCTCCAACGACCGCACCTGCCGGGTCAGGGCCAGCAGCAGCAGCGCGTAATGGTCGTAGATCTTCGGGCGTTCCATGCGCAGCTCCCCGGCCATCCAGCCGTCCAGCAGCCGCTCGGCCTCCTGCAGCACCTCGGCGTCCGGCACGTCCCGGTAGGAACGGTTGCCCATGATCTCCCGCGCGAAATTCAGTTCCCGGTCACTCATGCGCGTCATTCTCCCTGAACGGCGCGCCCCCCACCATGACCACCGCCGGACGTCCCGCTCGGCGCGTCACCGGGTCCGTGCCGGGTGGCTGCGTCATCTGACAGATGCCCGCTGGGGGCGGCGCGTGCGAGGCTGCGTCCATGACCGAACCCGTGCGGCGCGAGACGACCCTGCACCTCCTCCTGACGCGGCCCGGCGGGGCGGAGGTCGCCTGCCGGACCCTGACCGTGGACACGCCCGTCTACTACGGCGAGCACGTGCTGGAGGCCGCGCGGGCGGCGGGGGTGGAGGGCTGGCTGGGGCGGCGGCTGGACTTCACCCGGCACGGGACCGGGGGG
This region of Deinococcus sp. JMULE3 genomic DNA includes:
- a CDS encoding phosphoribosylanthranilate isomerase, which gives rise to MTRVKVCGTTSVHDAVLSAEAGTDALGFIFAPVSRRLVSPQVAREAGLSVGPSVARVGVFLDQGLDEVLRTAEAARVSAVQLHGRLSSLYVMAVAAYYPVLRVVRPADLAGEADMWHGHRGVTLMLDAPEPGGGIPLDWDALRPFFPDGAWLAGGLGPGNVAAAMTALHPAGVDAVSRLEASPGVKNPEAVREFVQETRRAARSYPQ
- a CDS encoding metalloenzyme domain protein; the encoded protein is MSGIVWLALDGVGHPQDAPGGSVWEQPLGTLRPLVDAGRCLDATLGVPGLPQSGTGQACWLTGTDAVRVMGEHFGPHPGPTLQRLLQEGALPVRLARAGARVALGNEYVPAYFQALESGAGRRNRMGCFPFAFRAAGLPLNPPGVPLLGATLGLPYARPWAVVGEEGAALDTLARHGAALARAATEVDLLALDLWFSDLLGHAGAPDVPGDALAAGRSYLRRVDALLLGLLDAGARVVVSSDHGNLEDLRTKGHTLARVPFAGAGVDLGQPGDVVEAGRVLAGWFGLPGA
- a CDS encoding DUF4132 domain-containing protein, whose product is MTPELNPGEAWSDAVLARLDALPPERREPWPALMAFARTATAGKPTAKWLRDAGAHVKAVGAAPFREVLTDALPLLSRPRTFRLNPGQYGGDPNLLLDEFNALSLKGLLWMVPLAADDALTRAVAGVAEAALRKVPGVGPRAPKIANAAVYALSRTESGAALSALARLNTTVTFKGTLKEVRKALDVVAARLNVTPDELLELGTPTLGLGVVGERVEVLGDVQVRLSVDARGAHLEFSRAGKPLKSVPAAVKKDFAEDMKELKAAQKEAEQVTAALAQRLDALMIEPRTWVGAAWLERHLNHPLAGTVARRLIWLVDGVPALWGDGDLRDVQGEPVAVSPTSGVTLWHPIGRDVDEVLAWRARLEALDVRQPFKQAWREVYVLTDAERRTGTYSNRFAGHILRQHQFHALAALRGWRNRLRLMVDDSYPPAMRDLPAYGLRAEYWIEGIGENYGEDSTESGAYLRLTTDQVRFYPLAAPENHAHAGGGGYTMWVNQAQQPLNPLPLADIPPLVLSEVLRDVDLFVGVASVGNDPTWQDGGPGGRFREYWQSYSFGELNETARTRAAYLERLIPRLKIRDRLSLDGRFLRVQGDRRAYRIHLGSSNILMEPDNQYLCIIPGGKGSGPDVDFDGDRVLSLVLSKAFLLADDTAITDPVILNQLTR